From the Chloroflexia bacterium SDU3-3 genome, the window GCCAGCGAGCTGTAGGGCTGCAGCTCGGGGTCGGTGGTCAGGTGGTGCACAGTGGTGACCAGCGGCATGCCGGGCACGCGCAGCGCGAAGCCCACGCGCGAGCGGCCCTGGATCACGTCGAAGCCGCGCCACCAGCCCATGGGCAGGCTGCGCTGGATGAGCATGGGCGCGAAGTTGTACAGCTCGGGCAGGCGCAGCAGCTCGGCGCGGGGCGCACCGTGCTGGCGCACCGAGCGCAGGATGTTCTGGATGCCGAAGTCCACGCCGCCGCGCCCGGTGGGCGAGAGGTAGAGAGGTCGCATAGCGTACCGCCAGATCTGCTAGAAGAAATCGAATGAGAACGGCGCAAGCCCGGCGAACAGCGTGTCGGCCACGGCCAGCGCATCGCGGCTGCTGGCCGTGATGATGCCGAACGCGGCGGCAGCGCTGGGCCGCAGGTAGCGGGCATAGATCTGGGCCAAGGCGCGCACGTCGCAGCTGATCTGGGCGGGCGCGTCGGCGGGCAGGCGGCGCACCTGGGCCGCGCCATCGGCCACCTCGATCTGGTAGACACCCTGGTTGAAGGCCAGCCAGTCGTCGGCCACGGCCAGCGTCAGCGTGCCGCGCGCGGCGGAAGGGAAGCGGTAGCTGGCCAGCGCCTGCTCGACATCCACCAGCCGCAGCATGAAGTGCTGCTCCACCTCGCAGCGCAGCGGGTTGGGCATCAGCAGGTTCACCGGCGCATCCACCGGCGCGCGGAACTCCACCTGCTCACACTGCGAGTCGTGCTGCGAGAGGAAGGCGAACAGGTTGGCGCGGGCCACTGGGTCGAGCGCCACCATCTCGCGGCAGACCATGCGCGTGGTGCTGTCGGGCTTCTTCTCCATGCGGTAGATGGTGTAGGCCCGGCCCTGGCCCTGCTCGTCGCGCCAGATGGCGATGCGGCGCGGCTTGCCATCCCATGTGGTCAGGATCTCGCTGCGCCACCACTGGGCGTCGCGCACCATGGGCCCGAAGCGGCCACGCAGCGCCTGGGCGTAGATCGCATCCAGCTGCGGGATGCTGCGCTCATCCTCGATGGTGAACTGGCCGCTCTGCCGCCGCTGGAAGGGCAGCAGATCTTCGGGGGCGCAGCGGTAGACCGCCCGATCCATGCAGGTGGCCCAGCCGAATCGCCCGTAGAACGAGACCTTGAACGGGTGCAGCATGGCCAGCGCCATGCCGCGCTCGCGCATCTCGTCACAGGCCCCGCGCAGCATCTGCTCCACATAGCCGCGCCGCCGCAGCTCGGGCGGGCACGAGACCGCGCCGATCGCGCCGAACAGGTGGCTGGCGCGGCCATCGGTCAGGGTGTAGGGCTGCAGCACCATCTGGGATGTGAGCCTGCCGCCCGCGAACACGCCGCGCGCCACATTCTGCGGCAGCGTGGCCAGCCAGCGGTCCACATCCACCGACTCAATCCCGAAGGCGAAGGCGTCGCCAGCGGCGAACTGGGCCATATGCTCGGCCCCCACGGGGGCGTAGATCGTATCACTCATCGGCGGTCGCTCCTTTCATCATCGATTCGAGCGCGACACAAAAGAGGGGAGGCCTGCCGCCTCCCCAGCGCGGGACGGTAGCGGCTAGGCGCGGGGTTTCTCGACCACGATAAAGTAGCTGCCCGAGCGCAGGTGGCCGAACAGCCACAGGTCCAGCTCCATCATCAGGGTCACGGCGTAGAGCGCGTAGTAGACCGGGCCGCGCTTGCCCAGGAAGCCGCGCATCTTGCGGCGGGCGCGGATCTCGCGGGCGGTGCCCTCGGCCACATGGCCCTCGCCGGTGGCGGGTGCGGCGGCCTTCTTGGGCTTGCGGGCCAGCGCGGCCTCGCCCAGCTTCATCAGCACGTGCTCGACAAAGCTGGTGAACACGCTGTTCCAAAACACCACCTTCACCACCCGCAGCCCGGCGCGGTCCATGGCGGCCAGCACATCCTCCCAGTGCGGCATGGCCTTCACATGGTCGGATTTGCGGCGGGCCTCGCGCTCGAAGTCGTACACGCCCGCCTTCACGAACTGGCGGCCAAGCCAGCGGCTGGCATCCACCAGCGGCTGGAGCGACGACGGATCTTTGGTGTTGGAGAAGGCCATGAACTGGCCGCCCGGCTTGAGC encodes:
- a CDS encoding GNAT family N-acetyltransferase, with amino-acid sequence MSDTIYAPVGAEHMAQFAAGDAFAFGIESVDVDRWLATLPQNVARGVFAGGRLTSQMVLQPYTLTDGRASHLFGAIGAVSCPPELRRRGYVEQMLRGACDEMRERGMALAMLHPFKVSFYGRFGWATCMDRAVYRCAPEDLLPFQRRQSGQFTIEDERSIPQLDAIYAQALRGRFGPMVRDAQWWRSEILTTWDGKPRRIAIWRDEQGQGRAYTIYRMEKKPDSTTRMVCREMVALDPVARANLFAFLSQHDSQCEQVEFRAPVDAPVNLLMPNPLRCEVEQHFMLRLVDVEQALASYRFPSAARGTLTLAVADDWLAFNQGVYQIEVADGAAQVRRLPADAPAQISCDVRALAQIYARYLRPSAAAAFGIITASSRDALAVADTLFAGLAPFSFDFF